In Humulus lupulus chromosome 7, drHumLupu1.1, whole genome shotgun sequence, the following are encoded in one genomic region:
- the LOC133789760 gene encoding polyadenylate-binding protein-interacting protein 3-like: protein MNMQPAVHSRSSTNGFGRHRGERDVGTRLENRSQSGKSNSNNRLTSTGSKTGGHGSPSHDRLVYITTCFVGQHVDVHVKNGSIYYGIFHAANEKDFGIILKMARLTKDGSSRGQKSPAESVSKPPAKTLIIPSKELVQVIAKDVSVTSEGHSNSFNNEAQCEKQQKLMIDSVISQSRHVELERELEPWVPDEDDPQCPELENIFYGHWNRGWDKFTANEALFGVKSTFDEELYTTKLERGPKTRELEKEAQRIAREIEGEDTRDPHLAEERGFLLSGNLDIDEETRFSSVYRGKIADDSGYDEDVLVDSHNNDTFGDSSTSGNRLFECNQAVQVFIYFLPVTYN from the exons ATGAATATGCAACCGGCTGTCCATTCCAGATCATCTACCAATGGATTTGGCCGTCACAGAGGCGAAAGAGATGTGGGGACCAGGCTGGAGAACAGGTCACAGAGTGGGAAGTCAAATTCCAATAACAGATTAACATCTACTG GGAGCAAAACTGGTGGCCATGGGAGTCCTTCACATGATCGCTTAGTATATATAACTACTTGTTTTGTTGGTCAGCATGTGGATGTCCATGTGAAAAATGGATCCATATATTATGGAATATTTCATGCAGCAAACGAAAAAGATTTTG GAATTATATTGAAGATGGCTCGCTTGACAAAAGATGGTAGCTCTCGAGGACAAAAGTCTCCCGCGGAGTCAGTTAGCAAGCCTCCCGCAAAGACATTAATTATACCTTCTAAGGAACTTGTGCAAGTTATAGCAAAG GATGTTTCTGTTACAAGTGAGGg ccattcaaactccttcaaca ATGAGGCTCAGTGTGAAAAACAACAAAAACTTATGATAGATTCTGTCATATCGCAATCTCGCCATGTTGAGTTGGAGAGAGAACTTGAGCCATGGGTCCCTGACGAAGATGATCCGCAATGCCCTGAATTAGAGAATATTTTTTATGGCCATTGGAATAG GGGATGGGACAAGTTTACAGCAAATGAAGCATTGTTTGGAGTTAAAAGCACATTTGATGAGGAACTTTACACCACAAAGCTTGAGAGAGGTCCTAAGACTCGAGAGTTGGAAAAGGAAGCTCAAAGAATTGCAAGAGAAATTGAGGGTGAGGACACTCGTGATCCTCATTTAGCAGAG GAAAGAGGCTTTCTACTCAGTGGCAATTTAGATATTGATGAGGAGACAAGATTCTCTTCTGTCTATCGTGGTAAGATAGCTGATGACAGTGGTTATGATGAGGACGTATTGGTGGATTCACATAATAATGATACCTTTGGAGATTCCTCTACCTCTGGAAACAGACTGTTTGAATGTAACCAAGCTGTACAAGTGTTCATTTACTTTTTGCCAGTTACTTACAACTGA